Proteins encoded within one genomic window of Persephonella sp.:
- a CDS encoding glycerophosphodiester phosphodiesterase, whose translation MDILQRLSIKPFCIVGHRGAKGVKPENTISAIEYGIKSGADIVEVDVRRTKDGKLILLHDKDFKRLIGKALSPSDLDFEFIRENITIEGEPVATLEEAIERVDKRAGLFIEIKEPETTQQIVKIVKEKNADNWVGFISFYEEALIEVKKIDNNLKTGIIYMRPSGKIIEAKKIGAEIVLPLYRLATEKAIAFAHRLRLKVVSWVINDFETTKIMYERKTDAIASDYPDKAVEWRERLKGG comes from the coding sequence ATGGATATTTTACAAAGATTGAGTATAAAGCCTTTTTGTATTGTTGGACACAGGGGAGCAAAAGGTGTTAAACCTGAGAACACAATCAGTGCTATAGAATACGGGATAAAATCCGGGGCAGACATTGTTGAGGTTGATGTCAGAAGAACGAAGGACGGCAAGCTAATACTTCTGCATGATAAGGATTTTAAAAGGCTTATAGGTAAAGCCCTTTCTCCTTCAGATCTTGATTTTGAGTTTATAAGAGAGAATATAACCATAGAAGGAGAGCCTGTGGCAACACTTGAAGAGGCTATAGAAAGGGTAGACAAAAGGGCAGGACTTTTCATAGAAATAAAAGAGCCTGAAACAACACAGCAGATTGTAAAAATTGTAAAAGAAAAAAATGCAGACAACTGGGTTGGGTTTATCTCTTTTTACGAGGAAGCGTTAATAGAGGTTAAGAAGATAGATAACAACCTGAAAACGGGGATTATCTACATGAGACCTTCGGGAAAAATAATAGAAGCAAAAAAGATAGGAGCAGAAATAGTTCTCCCTTTATACAGACTTGCCACCGAAAAAGCCATAGCCTTTGCCCACAGACTAAGACTAAAAGTCGTTTCATGGGTTATAAATGATTTTGAAACAACAAAAATCATGTATGAAAGAAAAACAGATGCTATCGCATCAGATTATCCAGATAAAGCTGTTGAGTGGAGGGAAAGATTAAAAGGGGGCTAA